The Brassica napus cultivar Da-Ae unplaced genomic scaffold, Da-Ae ScsIHWf_1079;HRSCAF=1538, whole genome shotgun sequence genomic interval ACAttgtgattcttttttttttctttaatttgtaTTCTCTCTTAGATATCAagatttaattaatgttttggtgcAGGGGAAGTTGTATTCAATAATGGAGATATGTCGGCTCTTTGATCAAATATTCAAGGACCATCTCGATGGAGTGTATGTTTGGTCCATCTTGCTGCTActactatttataaaattataccaTGACTGGTTATAGTGTCTGAGTTGATATGACTCCAAgccaaatttaattaaaaaatatagatatttataaTAGTTTGGTGCTAATGGGTAATGATGACACAGGCGTGCTGGTGGTGAAAAGGTGTACAACGTGTTTGATAACCAGCTTCCGGCGGCTCTGAAGAGACTTCAATTTGACAAGCAGCTAGCAATGGACAACATCCGCAAGCTGGTCACTGAGGCTGACGGTTACCAGCCTCACTTGATTGCCCCTGAGCAAGGTTACCGTCGTCTCATTGAGTCTTCTATTGTGTCCATCCGAGGCCCTGCTGAAGCATCTGTTGACACTGTACCAACTCTAACTTTCATCTctgaaacgaaaaaaaaaaacattaagtgttttcccgtaatttttaaaaatctttttgtttattaCTAGGTTCATGCGATATTGAAGGATCTGGTTCACAAATCTGTGAATGAGACGGTGGTACGTTCTCTTcttattttagtaatatatatcaCCACGACTTTTATACATTGGTCCCAGTGTTATAGAGAAGCTGAATATGTGCAGGAATTAAAGCAATACCCAGCTCTGAGAGTGGAGGTGACAAACGCGGCCATAGAGTCGTTGGACAAAATGCGGGAGGGAAGTAAGAAAGCAACATTGCAGCTGGTAGACATGGAGTGCAGTTATCTCACTGTAGATTTCTTCAGGAAGCTTCCCCAGGATGCTGAGAAGGGTGGTAACCCTACGCACTCCATTTTCGACCGCTACAACGACTCCTATCTCAGACGAATCGGTATAGTCAAAAGCTTATATTCTGATGcggtatctatatatatatatattttttttttctacctCACACAACCTTTTACATGTGTCAACAGGATCCAATGTTCTGTCTTACGTGAACATGGTCTGTGCTGGACTGCGGAATTCAATCCCCAAGTCCATCGTCTACTGCCAAGTCCGAGAAGCCAAGCGCAGCCTCCTCGACCATTTCTTTGCCGAGCTCGGTACCATGGACGTAAGTTCTTTCCTGCCTTTTCTCTTGAGTGTAAATAACATCCGgctaaacaaaaactaaactgCTGATGAATTCCATTTTCAACAGATGAAGAGGCTCTCATCACTTTTGAACGAAGATCCAGCGGTCATGGAGAGACGCAGCGCCATATCTAAGAGGCTGGAGTTGTACCGAGCTGCCCAATCGGAGATTGACGCAGTCGCTTGGTCCAAATGAAACCGGCATCACATGCCCACTACTGTTTTGCTTGGTAATGATCGGTGTGGTCTAGACCGGGAAGAGACATTTAGGTTGTGTAATTTTTATAAGATGGTCTTCCCTGCAAGAATGCCTTGTCATTTTATTACTACACCACAATGTTTCGTCTGCTGCCTTTTTCTCTTTGTTCGTAATCTTATGATTACCCAATGTACGTGAGCTCTCGTCACATCCTTAGACATTTGCTTTATGTAGATCTTTATTTGTTTGGTGTGATATTTCTTTTGTCATCTTTAAATTGATGTTATACAGATGATCATTTCATCCTAAAAACGATGGAATGatcaacaaaattaaataaccCAAAAAATATTAGGAGATTAATCTGGAAGACCCTGGAGTCAAAAGCTGGACAACCCCGAAAGCTTTAAAACCAGAGCCAAActataaattttggaaaaaaaaacaactgaaCGAATGCTCAAATCCATCATGATGAATTATCAAATCCACCATAAAAGCTAAGACAAGAAAGCCACATTCATGATGAACAACCAAGGAAGTTGGAAGCTTAAACAGAGAGGAGAACAGCAAAACTCTATCCTTGAAAAAAGCTTAAACTCTATTACCTATCGAAGAAGTGGGATATAATACAATTAGCGGTTCTTTTCTGTGCTGGCCTCTTTCTATCGTATTCCGGCCTCAGGGTCGAACATGCATTcggatcaaaaagaaaaacttgtagaaatagaaagatttaTCCATATATTTTTCAAGATTTTAATCTAACCTAGATTTCAACCAATTACTATCTATAAAAGAGATTCATAAACCTTGTGAGATAACCATagtagaaaaataattaaaaatataggcATTTTTTGGTAATTGTGTCAATTGATTACATAATtagatatttttcttcttttcagcGCGTGAGCATGAACACAACACACCGGATAAAAAATACTATTCtatttttgatgtatatttGGAATAAAAAAGCAATGTCGACCCAAAATATAAGGTGGAGAGAGAgtgggagagggagagggagagggagagggagagggagagagagagagagagagaggaatctATAGATTTAAAACCGCGTTAATAGAAtatcttataaaatataaatttgttttgaaagtttcaaaacattttacgtgaagaaaaaaaaatctatatttttaatattaaaatacaaagtTTAATAAGTGTTGTAGCAGGaattgaaatcaattaaaaatagaaGGATAAAACATattgagaaaaagactaggatatcactaaaccaagtttttgttcccaaagtagcactcaaagCTCAAAGTgacaaaaatagatttcattaaagaggtaaatatacatttatatcccttgggttaattaatccaaaccttaaggtttagagttaaggtgtggggttttggaattagagtttaaaattttataaaaaataaaaattaaaaataaaaattttaaaaacagtttcaaaagtatttttaaattataaaaagaaaattcgaaaaaaataaaaaaaaatttcgaaaatttttttttcaaaaaaaatataaaaatttcgattctggaaacatataatctgaaactataaaaaaatttctttttttttcatttttttatttttattttatttattttttatttatttttatttattgttatttgtttatttaattttaaaccaatggtattagggatattttaccctttaatgaatgtcatttttgtgactttctccttctaatgctatttttgagacataaacttcaaaaggtgttATTATTAACAATTGTCCAAACATAtttgtaagaagaagaaaaatcaaagaaaaaaaaagtgttcaAGTAAATGTGGTAAGAGATAATATGGCAATTATTATACAAATATCATAGCTTAAGAGTTGTTATGTGTATGGACGGCAAAATACCTTTCCAGAGCCGGCAAAGAAGTTATGATCAAATCTGTAGCAGCAGCCATTCCAACATTCCCAATGTCGTGCTATCTCCTCCCTAAAGGACTATGTAAAAAGATATCTAGTGCGACATCTAATTTTTGGTGGGGCTCTGGCCCTAACTCAAAAGGTATGCATTAGATATCATGGAACAAACTCTGTCTCCCTAAAAAGGAAGGAGGAATTGGGTTCCGATCGCTCGAAGAATTTAATATAGCTTTATTAGCTAAACAACTTTGGCGATTGGAACACAATCCAAATTCTTTACTTACAAGGGTCCTTAAAGGGAGGTATTTTAGAAATTCACATCCTTTCAAAGCACCAAAAGCTTCAAGACCATCCTATGGCTGGAGAAGCATGATGGCTGCAAAAGATCTTGTCACTAAAGGTCTTAGACGAACAATAGGAACAGGGGAAGATACACTGGTTTGGCAAGACCCGTGGTTACCGGATGAGACCGCCAGGCCTCCTACGATAACACATGATTATGATCCGAACCTGAGAGTGTATGACCTAATCGATCCTGTGGAAAAAGAATGGGACAATTCTAAACTCAGGAGTTTGCTCCACCCCAACGACATACCGTTGGTTCGAAGCTTAAATCTCAAGAGAAATCCCGGTCGGGATGGATATTGCTGGAACCTAACCACTTCTGGGAAATACTCGGTCAAGTCAGGCTATATGCTTGCAAGATCAAAACCAGACGAGGATACTGAATTTAGGAACCAGCTACCTTCCCTCAACCCGCTCAAGGAAAAAATTTGGAAAGCCAAAACCGGGAAAAAAATCTGACATCTTATGTGGCAGATTTTATCTGGGCAATTTCAGTCAATGAAAGACTTTTCAAAAGACACATTGGGAACGATCCTAGCTGCCCAAGATGTGGCTGTGCTGAGGAAACGATTAACCATACGATTTTACATGCCCTCCCGCTATGCAATGCTGGACCCTCTCAATGATTCCTTCGGTTCCGGGAGTCTTCCCATCAGAAAATCTCTATACCAACATGGATTACCTCCTCTTAAGATCCAATACATGTGGAACTATGGAGGAATTAACCAGAGTCTTTCCTTGGATTatttggtatatatggaaagccCGGAATGAAAAACTGTTTAATGGACGTGAATTCTCACCTATGGACACAATTGATCTGGCGATACGTGAATGTAATGCATGGTTTTTGGCCAATGAAGTGATCGACCCAGGTGAAAGCACCATGGAATGCATACCAAGAACCCCCACTGAGGTACCTTACATTCATATGTAGGGTGGACGGATCATGGAAAAATGATGAAACCACGAGTGGAGTAGGATGGATCCTACAGCT includes:
- the LOC106448433 gene encoding uncharacterized protein LOC106448433 encodes the protein MAAKDLVTKGLRRTIGTGEDTLVWQDPWLPDETARPPTITHDYDPNLRVYDLIDPVEKEWDNSKLRSLLHPNDIPLVRSLNLKRNPGRDGYCWNLTTSGKYSVKSGYMLARSKPDEDTEFRNQLPSLNPLKEKIWKAKTGKKI